A window of the Brachyhypopomus gauderio isolate BG-103 chromosome 14, BGAUD_0.2, whole genome shotgun sequence genome harbors these coding sequences:
- the LOC143474612 gene encoding homeodomain-interacting protein kinase 1-like — protein sequence MAYFDSMATSSSFLSMDDYRLVQHEVLCSASNRYEVLEFLGRGTFGQVAKCWKRGTSQSVAIKILKNHPAYARQGLIEMSILSRLNKENVDEFNIVRSYECFQHRNHLCLVFEMLGQSLQDFVKHSPLPLKCIRPIVQQLAMALLKLKSLGLIHTDLKPDNIMLVDPVRQPYRVKVIDFGSATHVSKAVCSSYLQTRYYRSPEIILGLPFCEAIDMWSLGCVIAELFLGCPLYPGASEYDQIRYISQTQGLPAENLLSAGTKTRCFFHRGSGSSYHLWRLKTPLEHEVELGVKSQETRRYIFDRLDDMKQVNMPILEGTDVQVEKADRWEFINLLKKMLTLDAGKRITPLETLKHPFVTMAHLSHYPHSAHVKSCFQNMEICKQRCTGFDGSRGLFGSGGVAGGGAGGGGQHQLQPSSHLQQPARPTQPGGPASTSLSCVAPPIVISDTLRPAVRMITISSDTEGKDNAKILPTSCGVNKRVDVNSCVTVGDSDTCSPLSPRRLPTFVENAATLPKSLAMVIPPERRGLRDGPKRPRLCLLPEQPCPAPRDTEPRPPSFSLSEPGPGSVVIS from the exons ATGGCGTACTTTGACTCCATGGCTACAAGCAGCAGTTTCCTCAGCATGGACGACTATCGTCTAGTGCAGCACGAGGTCCTCTGCTCTGCCTCCAACAGATACGAGGTGCTGGAGTTCCTTGGCCGCGGGACTTTTGGCCAGGTGGCCAAGTGCTGGAAGCGCGGCACCAGTCAATCTGTCGCCATCAAGATCCTGAAAAATCACCCTGCCTATGCCCGCCAGGGCCTGATCGAG ATGAGCATCCTGAGCCGTCTCAACAAGGAGAACGTAGACGAGTTCAACATTGTTCGCTCGTACGAGTGCTTCCAGCACAGGAACCACTTATGCCTGgtgtttgagatgctggggcagAGCTTGCAGGACTTCGTCAAGCACAGCCCGCTGCCGCTGAAGTGCATCCGGCCCATAGTGCAGCAGTTGGCCATGGCGCTCCTGAAGCTGAAGAGTCTGGGCCTGATCCACACCGACCTCAAGCCTGACAACATCATGCTGGTGGACCCCGTCAGGCAGCCGTACCGGGTCAAGGTCATCGACTTCGGCTCCGCCACCCACGTCTCCAAGGCCGTGTGCTCCTCCTACCTGCAGACCAGATACTACCG ATCGCCCGAGATCATCCTGGGTCTCCCGTTCTGCGAGGCCATCGATATGTGGTCCCTGGGCTGTGTCATCGCCGAGCTCTTCCTGGGCTGTCCCCTGTATCCTGGAGCATCTGAATACGATCAG ATCCGgtacatctcccagacgcagggcctTCCAGCAGAGAACCTCCTGAGTGCGGGAACCAAGACCAGATGCTTCTTCCACAGGGGCTCTGGCTCCAGCTACCATCTGTGGAGACTCAag ACGCCTTTAGAGCATGAGGTGGAGCTTGGCGTCAAGTCCCAAGAGACCAGGAGATACATTTTCGACCGTCTCGATGACATGAAGCAG GTcaacatgcccattctggaagGCACAGACGTTCAGGTGGAGAAGGCTGACCGGTGGGAGTTCATCAACCTGCTTAAAAAGATGCTGACGCTGGACGCAGGGAAACGGATCACGCCATTGGAGACTCTCAAACACCCATTCGTCACCatggctcacctctctcactacccTCACAGTGCACA TGTAAAGTCTTGCTTCCAGAACATGGAGATCTGTAAGCAGAGGTGCACGGGCTTCGACGGCAGCAGAGGCCTGTTCGGcagtgggggtgtggctgggggcggggctgggggcgggggccAGCACCAACTCCAACCTTCCAGTCACCTTCAGCAGCCAGCCCGACCAACACAGCCAGGTGGGCCTGCCAGCACAAGCTTGTCGTGTGTTGCACCA CCCATCGTCATCTCGGACACACTCCGCCCCGCTGTCAGAATGATCACCATCTCCAGCGACACCGAGGGCAAGGACAATGCCAAGATCCTGCCCACCAG CTGCGGCGTGAACAAGCGGGTGGACGTCAACAGCTGTGTGACCGTGGGGGACTCGGACACCTGCAGCCCGCTCAGCCCCAGGCGCCTGCCCACCTTTGTGGAAAACGCCGCCACCCTGCCCAAGTCGCTGGCCATGGTCATCCCACCGG AGCGCCGCGGCCTCCGGGATGGTCCAAAAAGACCTCGGTTGTGCCTTCTGCCAGAGCAGCCCTGCCCGGCGCCGAGAGACACAGAGCCGCGTCCTCCAAGTTTCAGCCTCTCTGAGCCAG GTCCAGGATCTGTTGTGATCTCATGA